Proteins from one Sulfurovum sp. TSL1 genomic window:
- a CDS encoding porin family protein: MKKALVAAALSAHLTTQLFAGGDIAPVEVNEPVLEEVSHAQGDHEESKFYVVVAGMTLLGDEIRHGEALLDGNDEYGYGFGIDIGYRLGNGFALEYDYTYGRNTVYEITADEKIKARSTYHTSALDIVYTYEATHKLGIFGKVGYEFEWEKISELDIDEREDDFVFGAGIEYALNTKYKLLAEYEHSLIEGPHGDAILAGIMYNF; encoded by the coding sequence ATGAAAAAAGCATTAGTGGCAGCTGCACTTTCAGCACACCTGACAACACAACTTTTTGCCGGAGGGGATATCGCTCCTGTTGAGGTAAATGAACCCGTTTTAGAAGAAGTATCGCATGCACAAGGAGATCATGAAGAGTCGAAGTTCTATGTGGTAGTAGCGGGTATGACGCTACTGGGAGATGAGATCCGACACGGTGAGGCCCTTCTTGACGGTAATGATGAATATGGCTACGGTTTTGGTATCGATATAGGGTACAGACTGGGTAATGGATTTGCACTTGAGTATGACTATACCTATGGAAGAAATACGGTGTATGAGATCACTGCAGATGAAAAGATAAAAGCTAGATCGACATACCACACATCCGCACTGGACATTGTCTACACGTATGAAGCGACACATAAGCTGGGTATTTTCGGTAAAGTAGGATATGAGTTCGAGTGGGAAAAGATCTCAGAACTTGACATCGATGAGAGAGAAGATGATTTTGTATTTGGTGCAGGTATTGAATATGCACTCAATACAAAGTATAAACTGCTCGCTGAGTATGAACATTCACTGATAGAAGGACCACACGGTGACGCTATCCTTGCAGGTATCATGTATAACTTCTAA
- the hisS gene encoding histidine--tRNA ligase codes for MINPLRGMKDLTFEESERFEHIINTASSIAKRYGYGYIETPILEETALFKRSVGESSDIVGKEMYQFTDKGENDVCMRPEGTAGVVRAFISAKLDRQPVKQKFYYYGPMFRYEKPQKGRLREFHQFGCESFGEASVYEDFTIITMIAQIFDALGIGYELQINSLGCKICMPKYKETLVNSFTEIKEELCEDCNRRIGTNPIRVLDCKNDKCQTLLVESPKLKDYLCEACDPDFKKLKELLDQEGIQYTVNDNLVRGLDYYSKTAFEFVSSEIGAQSAIAGGGRYDRLVEFLDGKPTPAVGFALGIERIMELVKMPEKEAEGYYMGAMIPDAIPSLLKLATKKRLTDKVTVEYSSKGFKSHMKGVDKSNAKYAVLIGEDELKNGTVWIKDLESKEERVIAINEL; via the coding sequence ATGATCAACCCGCTACGTGGAATGAAAGACCTCACTTTTGAAGAGAGCGAACGTTTTGAACATATCATCAACACTGCTTCAAGTATTGCAAAGCGTTACGGCTATGGATATATCGAAACGCCTATTCTTGAGGAGACCGCACTCTTTAAGCGTTCTGTAGGAGAAAGCTCTGATATCGTAGGAAAGGAGATGTACCAGTTCACCGATAAAGGTGAAAATGATGTCTGTATGCGTCCTGAAGGTACAGCAGGTGTGGTTCGCGCCTTTATCTCTGCAAAGCTTGACCGCCAACCGGTCAAACAAAAATTCTACTATTACGGCCCGATGTTCCGTTATGAAAAACCGCAAAAAGGAAGGCTCAGAGAGTTTCACCAGTTCGGATGTGAGAGCTTCGGTGAAGCATCTGTCTATGAAGATTTTACTATCATCACCATGATCGCACAGATCTTCGATGCACTCGGTATCGGCTATGAACTGCAGATCAATTCACTTGGTTGTAAAATATGTATGCCAAAGTATAAAGAGACGCTGGTGAACTCGTTCACTGAAATCAAAGAGGAACTTTGTGAAGATTGTAACAGAAGAATAGGAACCAACCCTATCCGTGTACTTGACTGTAAAAATGATAAATGTCAAACATTGCTTGTAGAGTCTCCTAAACTTAAAGACTACCTTTGTGAAGCGTGTGACCCTGACTTTAAAAAGCTTAAAGAGCTGCTCGATCAAGAAGGTATTCAATACACAGTGAATGACAATCTTGTAAGAGGTTTGGACTACTACTCAAAAACAGCATTTGAATTTGTAAGCAGTGAGATCGGTGCACAAAGTGCTATCGCAGGTGGTGGACGTTATGACAGGCTTGTTGAGTTCCTAGATGGAAAACCGACTCCTGCAGTAGGATTTGCTCTAGGTATCGAGCGTATTATGGAACTTGTGAAAATGCCTGAAAAAGAGGCTGAGGGTTACTATATGGGTGCGATGATTCCAGATGCCATCCCATCACTGCTCAAACTTGCAACAAAAAAACGTCTTACGGATAAAGTCACAGTTGAATACAGCTCAAAAGGCTTCAAAAGCCATATGAAAGGTGTAGATAAATCCAATGCCAAATATGCTGTTCTCATCGGTGAAGATGAACTGAAAAATGGTACCGTATGGATAAAAGATCTTGAAAGTAAAGAAGAGCGGGTCATTGCTATCAATGAACTCTAA
- the tmk gene encoding dTMP kinase, with translation MYVLFEGIDTCGKSTQIELISQKHPEIIVTHEPGGTAFGQKAREILLSDSLTSKRAELLLFLADRAEHYREVILPNQHKVIISDRGFLSGIGYALANGDFDFDELVSLNRFALEGHFPDKVILFLTDMKTLEERTSVKSLDGIELRGLKYLLKVQEHMKQSILKLGIPHLFVDATEEIETIHTQITDYLRNTL, from the coding sequence ATGTATGTACTTTTTGAAGGCATAGACACGTGTGGAAAGAGTACACAGATCGAACTGATCTCACAGAAACACCCTGAGATCATAGTCACACATGAACCCGGCGGTACTGCATTCGGTCAAAAGGCCAGAGAGATACTCCTTTCTGATTCATTGACCTCCAAACGTGCGGAACTTTTGCTCTTCCTGGCAGACAGAGCGGAACATTACCGGGAAGTGATCTTGCCAAATCAACATAAGGTCATCATCTCTGACAGGGGATTTCTCTCCGGCATAGGGTATGCTCTGGCAAACGGTGATTTTGATTTTGATGAACTTGTCAGTCTCAACCGCTTTGCACTTGAAGGCCATTTCCCGGACAAGGTCATCCTGTTCTTGACCGATATGAAGACACTGGAAGAGCGCACTTCTGTGAAATCTCTGGATGGCATTGAACTCAGGGGCTTGAAATATCTTTTAAAGGTACAAGAACATATGAAACAGAGTATCCTCAAACTGGGTATCCCCCATCTTTTTGTCGATGCGACAGAAGAGATAGAAACCATACACACACAAATAACAGACTATTTAAGGAACACACTATGA
- the coaD gene encoding pantetheine-phosphate adenylyltransferase — MSENRRAIYPGTFDPITNGHIDIISRASHMFDEIIVAVADSEAKKPMFTLEQRINMVKAATKNFPTVKVIGFRGLLVDLSDELEANILVRGLRAVSDFEYELQMGYANASLKKELETVYLMPSLEHAFVSSSVVRSILNFDGKIAHLVPAEAFKLIKCVL; from the coding sequence ATGAGTGAAAATAGACGTGCAATATACCCCGGAACGTTTGACCCTATAACCAATGGACATATAGATATTATCAGCCGGGCATCTCACATGTTTGATGAGATCATCGTCGCCGTAGCAGACTCAGAGGCCAAAAAACCGATGTTCACACTTGAACAACGCATCAATATGGTCAAAGCTGCCACGAAAAACTTTCCTACAGTAAAAGTCATAGGATTTCGGGGTTTGCTTGTGGATCTTTCAGATGAGTTAGAAGCGAATATCCTTGTAAGAGGTCTTAGAGCCGTCAGTGACTTCGAGTATGAACTTCAGATGGGATATGCGAATGCTTCTTTGAAAAAAGAGTTGGAGACCGTTTATCTGATGCCGAGCCTGGAGCATGCTTTTGTCAGTTCATCTGTGGTGCGTTCCATTCTAAACTTCGATGGAAAGATAGCACATCTTGTGCCTGCTGAAGCATTTAAACTCATAAAGTGTGTCCTTTAA
- a CDS encoding UbiX family flavin prenyltransferase — protein MKLVVAITGASGVQLGKKFVDFLPEHIDVHVIVSDNALTVESFENKNVTLHSSENIAASVSSGSFRVDATAIIPCSMNTLAKVACGISDNLATRVAAVAIKEQKKLLLAPRELPFSAIALENMQKLATLGVIIAPPVMGYYSESSSLEDMEKFIIGKWYDVLGIDNNLYERWSEHE, from the coding sequence ATGAAACTCGTTGTGGCAATTACCGGTGCAAGTGGTGTTCAGCTGGGTAAGAAGTTTGTTGACTTTTTACCTGAGCACATCGATGTCCACGTGATCGTTTCCGATAACGCCCTCACTGTAGAGTCTTTTGAAAATAAAAATGTCACTTTACACTCCAGTGAGAATATCGCAGCGTCTGTCTCTTCGGGTTCGTTTAGAGTGGATGCAACAGCGATCATCCCTTGCAGTATGAATACCTTAGCAAAGGTGGCCTGCGGGATCAGTGATAACCTTGCCACACGTGTTGCTGCGGTAGCGATAAAAGAGCAGAAAAAACTGCTCCTAGCACCCAGAGAGTTACCTTTTTCTGCCATAGCGTTGGAGAATATGCAAAAATTAGCCACACTGGGAGTCATCATCGCACCGCCTGTAATGGGATACTATTCTGAATCATCTTCTCTGGAAGATATGGAAAAGTTTATCATTGGAAAGTGGTATGATGTGTTAGGTATTGACAATAATCTATATGAAAGATGGAGTGAACATGAGTGA
- a CDS encoding universal stress protein, with amino-acid sequence MKKLKRIVVGIDVFERSNNVLKRAFMLAKENKAQLFVVQAVQIPWLAMPNYFDTGEISIDKSGIKKKIEKKIKRLNTDGKITCSVSVKEGDADDVILYAAKSHKADMIIIGAHSNSKDRKRLLGTTAQKVAHQSNLPVLIVKKRVKGDYQNILAPTDFEIQSKQSVLFAKNIFPKAKISAIHASETIYIEGPYTVVGYDFSHYNRLAKVCAKKNMKDFIKEVSAEKGKVIDGKLDSKKVILQYIEKNSFDLVVIGSQGTAGLQALLGSVASYILNTSPCDVLVYVPKD; translated from the coding sequence ATGAAAAAGCTAAAAAGAATTGTTGTAGGAATAGATGTTTTTGAAAGATCAAATAATGTTTTAAAAAGAGCATTTATGCTGGCAAAAGAAAATAAGGCGCAGTTGTTTGTTGTTCAAGCTGTACAAATACCTTGGTTGGCTATGCCAAACTATTTTGATACAGGTGAAATATCTATCGATAAGAGCGGTATCAAAAAAAAGATAGAAAAAAAGATAAAAAGGTTGAATACAGATGGCAAGATAACATGTTCAGTCTCTGTAAAAGAAGGTGATGCCGACGATGTGATACTTTATGCAGCAAAATCACATAAAGCAGATATGATTATTATCGGGGCACACAGTAACTCAAAAGACAGAAAACGTTTACTGGGGACAACCGCACAAAAAGTAGCACATCAAAGCAATTTACCGGTTTTAATTGTCAAGAAGCGTGTCAAAGGCGACTATCAAAATATTTTAGCTCCAACAGATTTTGAAATCCAATCAAAACAGAGTGTCCTGTTTGCAAAAAATATTTTTCCAAAAGCAAAAATAAGTGCAATTCATGCCTCCGAAACAATCTATATCGAAGGTCCCTACACTGTAGTTGGATATGATTTTTCACACTATAATAGATTGGCGAAAGTTTGTGCTAAAAAAAACATGAAGGATTTCATAAAAGAGGTCTCTGCTGAAAAAGGAAAAGTGATTGATGGAAAGCTAGATAGTAAAAAAGTAATACTTCAATACATAGAAAAAAACTCTTTCGATCTTGTAGTTATAGGTTCACAGGGCACTGCAGGACTTCAAGCACTATTGGGGAGCGTTGCTTCATATATCTTAAACACATCTCCATGTGATGTGTTGGTTTATGTGCCTAAAGATTGA